The following nucleotide sequence is from Lacinutrix sp. Hel_I_90.
CCTACCATGAGCAACCTACGCGTAACATCTTCAAACAGTATTTTTTTGCAATGGGTGTCGCATTAATTTTGTCTATACTACTCATTATTACCGTAGCTGTATTAGGTTATTTTCAAATTTATGTTGTTGGACGTACATTAGATTTTTTAGAGACCTTTGGAATTGATACGTATCGTGAAACACATTTTTGGGCCAATGTAGCACAATATACTTTCTTTGTAATTGTAACATTTTTAGCAACAGCAACATTGTACTATTTGGGAACAAAAGAAGGGAGGTACGCAAGGTTTTTTTCGATAGGAGCAGTGTTTACAACAGTATTGATAATGCTTACCTCATATTTATTTGGTATTTATATTAAGTATTTTTCAAGTTATAATGAACTTTATGGTTCAATAGGAGCCTTATTGATTCTCCTGTTTTATTTGTGGTTAAATGCAAATATTTTATTACTGGGTTTTGAACTAAATATGGCGATGATGCGTTTAAAAAGAGAACATAAGTATGGTGAATAGATTAATTTTAAGTGTAGTTTTATTATTATCAAGTAATGCATTTTCTCAAGATATCTTTGGTAAATGGAAAACCATAGACGATAAAACCGGTGAGGCGAAATCTATAGTTAAGATTTATAAGCATGATGGTAAAGTTTTTGGGAAAATTGTAGCAATTTTTGATGCTTCTAAACGAGATTTACCTTGTATACATTGTGAAGGGGAAGATTATAACAAGCCTATTTTAGGTTTGAATATCATTAAAAACATGGAGAAAGAGGGGGATTATTATAGAAATGGCACCGTAGTGAATCCTGAAGATGGCAAAGTGTACAGGTTGCGTTTAGCTTTAGAAGAAGACAATTTAGATGTTCTACAAGTACGTGGTTATTTCGCTTTCTTTTATCAAACCCAGTATTGGAAAAGGGTCGCAGAATAATTAGTGTTCAGTCTCAGTCTAGACTTTAATTTAAAAATGAAATCTTAAAATAAAAAGAGTTAAACTTGAAAATAACTTTCAAAGTTATTTCTAATAATCACATCCTATAACAATCCCAATTGAATCATTTTATAGACGTCATATTACCCATTCCACTAGAAAAACGTTTCACTTATAGTATTACGCAAGCGGAGTCTGAATTTCTTAAAGTCGGTATGCGCGTGTCTGTCCCATTTGGAAAAACAAAAATTTACACGGGATTAGTCGGAAAAATTCATACTGAAGCGCCTTCCATTTATGATGCCAAAGAAATCCATCAAATTCTAGATGACAGCCCTATTGTTACAGCAACACAGTTAGCACTCTGGAACTGGATTGCTACATATTATATGTGTACCGTAGGCGAAGTTATGCGCGCTGCATTACCCAATGCTTTTATTTTAGAAAGTGAAACACTCATTAGTCGCAATCTGACTAAAACTATTGATGATGCCGATTTAAAAGACGATGAGTTTTTGGTTTTTGAGGCATTGCAACACCAGTCTTCTCTTAAAATTCAGGATATTTCGAATATTCTGGATAAAAAAAATGTACTTCCCGTAATTAAGCGACTCATAGAAAAAGAAGTTATTCTATTACAAGAAGAAATTTACGAAAAATATAAGCCTAAATATGTACGCTACGTTAAACTGCATAGGGAATATGCTTCACAATCGGGATTACAAGAGTTATTAGAAGATTTAAGCAGAGCTGAAAAGCAACGCCAGGTCGTTTTGACGCTATTTAGTATTTCAGCTAAAACAAAAAAACCGGTAAAAGTTAAAGAGCTTATTGAACAGAGTGGAAGTTCTTCGGCCATAGTTAAAGCTTTAATAGATAAAAATATTCTTGAAGAGTATCATGTTCAGACAGATCGTGTGCAATATGATGGCGAAGAGAATGAAGATTCAAAACAATTAAATGACTTTCAAATTGTAGCACTTCAAGAAATAAAAGAAACTTTTAAGTCGCAAAACGTTACCTTATTGCACGGGATTACTTCTTCTGGAAAAACCGAGGTTTATGTTAAACTGATTGAAGACATGCTTTCTATGGGAAAACAAGTCCTGTATTTGCTTCCAGAAATAGCTTTAACAACACAATTGGTTACCAGATTGCAAAACTATTTTGGAGAGCAAGTGGCGGTGTTTCATAGTAAATACTCGGCGCATGAGCGTGTTGAGGTCTATAACCATGTGCTTAATGATTCTCCGAAAGCCAGGATAATACTAGGCGCTCGTTCCTCAATATTTTTACCTTTCCATGAGTTAGGATTAATTATTGTAGACGAAGAACACGAGCAGTCTTTTAAACAATTTGATCCTGCACCGCGCTATCACGCACGAGATACAGCTATTGTTTTAGCAAATTTACATCAGGCAAAAACGGTATTAGGAAGTGCTACACCAAGTTTAGAATCTTATTACAATGCTAAGGAGAATAAATATGGTTTTGTTGAAATAAACAAGCGTTACAACAATGTGCAACTACCAGAAATTGAATTGGTAGACTTGGTAGAAAAGCAGAAGAAAAAGCTTATGAAAGGTCATTTTAGTGACCGGTTGGTTAGCGAAATTAAGGAAGCCTTACAAGAGGGGCATCAGGTTATTTTATTTCAAAACCGCCGTGGGTATTCGCCAATTGTAGAGTGTAATACCTGTGGTCATTCGCCACAATGTCCTAATTGTGATGTGAGTTTAACGTATCACCAATACCGCAGTCAATTAAGGTGTCATTATTGTGGCTATACTATTGCGATGCTTCAAAAATGTATGGCTTGTGGTACTGCTGGTTTAGATACTAAAGGCTTTGGCACAGAGCAAATAGAAGCTGAAGCGAAAATCTTATTTCCAGAGCATAAGATAGGACGTATGGATCTAGATACGACACGCGGTAAATATGGCTATGAAAAAATCATTACCGCTTTAGAACAACAGGAAATTGATATTTTGGTGGGTACGCAAATGTTAACTAAAGGCTTAGATTTTAGAAATGTGAAGTTGGTTGGCATTATGAATGCAGATAATATGCTTAATTTTCCTGATTTTAGAGCACACGAGCGAAGTTTTCAACTCATGTTACAAGTGTCGGGCCGTGCTGGAAGAACCGAGAAGCGCGGTAAAGTACTCATTCAAACCTATAACCCGTATCATAAAATAGTGCAACAGGTGTCTACAAATGACTACAAAGGAATGTTTGAAGAGCAATTGCAAGAACGCTATAATTTTAAATATCCGCCATTTTATCGTTTAATTAAAATTACGTTTAAACACAAAGACTATAATAAAGTAGAATTGGCCAGCGATTGGTTTGCCAAGTCGTTGCGGCAAGTATTTAAAGCCAATATTCTTGGACCAGAATACCCACCTATTTCAAGAATTCGAAATCAATACCATAAAAATGTGTTGATAAAAATTCCGCAAGCACAATCCTTAGGGAAAACAAAAGCGGCAATAAAGAAAATTAACAGCAGTTTTGAGGCTGTAAAAGATTTTAGAGCGGTGCGTGTGATTATTAATGTTGATAACTATTAGTTTTTGTTAGTACTAAGTCAAGGATGAATAAACGAAGTCATAGTGTCTTAATAGAATAATAAGTACTTGATTGTTATTTTGAGACTCTGCTTTTAGAGCGTATTATGCTTTTTTTATGAAAAAGCGCGGAATGACCAACTTACCCCACAAAAAAAATCCCGCTAATTAAAGCAGGATTTTAGTGGTATGTATGTAGGATTTATTTAATGTAGAGGTTTCTGCTTAAATATTATTTAAAGCATCTACCAATAAGGTCTTCTTATTTCTGCTTAACGGAATTTCATAAGCGCCAACTTCAACATTTTTACTGTTAAAACGATCTACTTTATCTAAATTCACAATGTAAGATTTATGTATTCTTAAAAACTTACCTTCGGGTAATTCGCTTTCAAAAGCTTTCATAGTAGATAAAACTACTAAAGATGTGTCTTCGGTTACTAACTTTACGTAGTCACCAAGTGCTTCAATCCATTTAATATCTTTAACGTAAACTTTACGTTTCTTTAGGTTGCTTTTTACGAAAATATGTTCGCCTTCAGTTTCATTAAAGTCAAGTTTTAATTTGTGCTGTTCTAGTGCTTTCTCTACGGCTTGATTAAAGCGATCGCGAGTAATTGGTTTTTGTAGGTAATCTGTTGCATCATAGTTAAAAGCTTTAAACGCATATTCTGTTTTGCCAGTAACAAAAATAATCTGAGGCTTATTATTAAGGACGTCCAATAGTTCAAAACCATTAAGTACGGGCATCTCAATATCTAAAAAGATAAGGTCAACCTTATGTGTGTTTAAGCCGTTCTTTGTTTCTAGAGCACTGCTGTATTCAGCAATTAAATTTAAAGAGTTATTGT
It contains:
- a CDS encoding YihY/virulence factor BrkB family protein encodes the protein MPEILEENIELEEKLVEVQLRDKLLKIPVLNIFVKGFSKIKLPGLKGLSLYDLLELYIIGIAKGALTTRGSAIAYSFFTALFPFLLFIIIVIPNIPIDGFEQDFLAFLKSVLPPTTSDFFSDNIFKALQGKNTNSGLLSTVLFLAVFLMTNGVYALFLGFESSYHEQPTRNIFKQYFFAMGVALILSILLIITVAVLGYFQIYVVGRTLDFLETFGIDTYRETHFWANVAQYTFFVIVTFLATATLYYLGTKEGRYARFFSIGAVFTTVLIMLTSYLFGIYIKYFSSYNELYGSIGALLILLFYLWLNANILLLGFELNMAMMRLKREHKYGE
- a CDS encoding DUF2147 domain-containing protein, which gives rise to MVNRLILSVVLLLSSNAFSQDIFGKWKTIDDKTGEAKSIVKIYKHDGKVFGKIVAIFDASKRDLPCIHCEGEDYNKPILGLNIIKNMEKEGDYYRNGTVVNPEDGKVYRLRLALEEDNLDVLQVRGYFAFFYQTQYWKRVAE
- the priA gene encoding primosomal protein N', with protein sequence MNHFIDVILPIPLEKRFTYSITQAESEFLKVGMRVSVPFGKTKIYTGLVGKIHTEAPSIYDAKEIHQILDDSPIVTATQLALWNWIATYYMCTVGEVMRAALPNAFILESETLISRNLTKTIDDADLKDDEFLVFEALQHQSSLKIQDISNILDKKNVLPVIKRLIEKEVILLQEEIYEKYKPKYVRYVKLHREYASQSGLQELLEDLSRAEKQRQVVLTLFSISAKTKKPVKVKELIEQSGSSSAIVKALIDKNILEEYHVQTDRVQYDGEENEDSKQLNDFQIVALQEIKETFKSQNVTLLHGITSSGKTEVYVKLIEDMLSMGKQVLYLLPEIALTTQLVTRLQNYFGEQVAVFHSKYSAHERVEVYNHVLNDSPKARIILGARSSIFLPFHELGLIIVDEEHEQSFKQFDPAPRYHARDTAIVLANLHQAKTVLGSATPSLESYYNAKENKYGFVEINKRYNNVQLPEIELVDLVEKQKKKLMKGHFSDRLVSEIKEALQEGHQVILFQNRRGYSPIVECNTCGHSPQCPNCDVSLTYHQYRSQLRCHYCGYTIAMLQKCMACGTAGLDTKGFGTEQIEAEAKILFPEHKIGRMDLDTTRGKYGYEKIITALEQQEIDILVGTQMLTKGLDFRNVKLVGIMNADNMLNFPDFRAHERSFQLMLQVSGRAGRTEKRGKVLIQTYNPYHKIVQQVSTNDYKGMFEEQLQERYNFKYPPFYRLIKITFKHKDYNKVELASDWFAKSLRQVFKANILGPEYPPISRIRNQYHKNVLIKIPQAQSLGKTKAAIKKINSSFEAVKDFRAVRVIINVDNY
- a CDS encoding LytTR family DNA-binding domain-containing protein, whose protein sequence is MTLNCVVVDDSAIQRLSIVKLIENNNSLNLIAEYSSALETKNGLNTHKVDLIFLDIEMPVLNGFELLDVLNNKPQIIFVTGKTEYAFKAFNYDATDYLQKPITRDRFNQAVEKALEQHKLKLDFNETEGEHIFVKSNLKKRKVYVKDIKWIEALGDYVKLVTEDTSLVVLSTMKAFESELPEGKFLRIHKSYIVNLDKVDRFNSKNVEVGAYEIPLSRNKKTLLVDALNNI